A region from the Corallococcus silvisoli genome encodes:
- a CDS encoding AAA family ATPase, producing MLLRLTRIEAAGFRSLREVELRPRPLQVVLDPRGEATRDLVAFFTLLRELAHGRLQQHLSQPAVMDGLRGPVKLGLGVHHDDYQVELRHLPEGWRIFREELHLLAGMSLPFVEPPSHPPCEEARLSTFPPGPTPSSEGGGEAEWLGEVADRVSRDTNGFLRGFRAQPASGFDVEGVSFLVLEEPDEALPGNAVWDRSQSARAASSRVPVLLCTPSVALADAFDPEDVLRVSTSDGTSSFRPLLDRKESGDP from the coding sequence ATGCTCCTCCGGCTCACGCGCATCGAGGCCGCCGGCTTCCGCTCCCTGCGCGAGGTCGAGCTGCGTCCCCGCCCGTTGCAGGTCGTCCTGGATCCACGCGGAGAGGCCACCCGGGACCTGGTGGCCTTCTTCACGCTGCTGCGGGAGCTGGCGCACGGACGGCTCCAGCAGCACCTGTCCCAGCCGGCCGTGATGGACGGGCTGCGCGGCCCCGTGAAGCTGGGGCTTGGCGTCCACCACGATGACTACCAGGTGGAGCTGCGACACCTCCCGGAGGGCTGGCGCATCTTCCGCGAGGAGCTGCACCTGCTCGCGGGAATGTCGCTCCCCTTCGTCGAGCCCCCTTCCCATCCCCCGTGCGAGGAGGCCCGGCTCTCCACCTTCCCACCCGGGCCCACCCCCAGCAGCGAGGGCGGAGGCGAGGCGGAGTGGCTGGGAGAAGTCGCGGACCGGGTGTCTCGGGACACGAACGGGTTCCTGCGTGGCTTCCGCGCCCAGCCCGCCAGCGGCTTCGACGTGGAGGGAGTGTCGTTCCTCGTTCTGGAGGAACCCGACGAAGCCCTGCCCGGGAACGCCGTCTGGGACCGGAGCCAGTCCGCTCGCGCGGCGTCCTCACGGGTCCCCGTGCTGCTGTGCACCCCGTCGGTGGCCCTGGCGGACGCCTTCGACCCCGAGGACGTCCTGCGCGTGAGCACCTCCGACGGCACCTCCTCCTTCCGGCCGCTGCTGGACCGGAAGGAGTCCGGCGACCCCTGA
- a CDS encoding formate--tetrahydrofolate ligase → MTLRPIAEVGAELGLAPEDVLPWGRDRAKVSLDALGRRSGQGRMVLVSAINPTPPGEGKTTMSVALAMGLRKRGRKAVAALREPSLGPVFGVKGGGTGGGQASLEPAADINLHFTGDLHAITSAHNLLAALVDNALYYGHPVALEGTRVRWRRALDMNDRFLRNVIVGLGGKAHGVPRETSFDITAASEVMAILALAESLQDLEARLGRIVVGQAPDGSPVRANDVNAAASMVALLKDALMPNLAQTREGGPAIVHAGPFGNIAHGCSSVMGTRLALAYADEVVTEAGFGFDLGAEKFLDIKCRSAGVWPRGVMLVVTLRALKHHGGASPAQVADPNREALLKGFDHLEKHLESVAAFGLPAVLCVNKFPQDTESELEELRAFAKARGVGIAVCDGFGRGGEGALELADTVLAMLDATDAAPPKPRFLYALEQTPEEKIRAIARTVYGADDVAFTPGARKDLETARALGGAGLPVCMAKTHLSLSDDPTKTGRPRGFTLTVREVRLSAGAGFLVALTGELLTMPGLPREPAARRVTVHPDGRITGLMQGE, encoded by the coding sequence ATGACGCTCCGTCCCATCGCAGAAGTCGGCGCCGAGCTGGGCCTCGCGCCGGAAGATGTCCTCCCCTGGGGCCGCGACCGCGCCAAGGTGTCGCTGGACGCCCTGGGCCGCCGCTCGGGCCAGGGCCGCATGGTGTTGGTCTCGGCCATCAACCCCACGCCGCCGGGAGAGGGCAAGACGACCATGTCGGTGGCGCTGGCCATGGGCCTGCGCAAGCGGGGCCGCAAGGCGGTGGCGGCGCTGCGCGAGCCGTCCCTGGGGCCCGTCTTCGGGGTGAAGGGCGGCGGCACGGGGGGCGGGCAGGCCAGCCTGGAGCCGGCGGCGGACATCAACCTGCACTTCACGGGGGACCTGCACGCCATCACCAGCGCGCACAACCTGCTGGCGGCGCTGGTGGACAACGCCCTGTACTACGGCCACCCGGTGGCGCTGGAGGGCACGCGGGTGCGGTGGCGACGCGCGCTGGACATGAACGACCGGTTCCTGCGCAACGTCATCGTGGGGCTGGGCGGCAAGGCGCACGGCGTTCCGCGCGAGACGTCCTTCGACATCACGGCCGCCAGCGAGGTGATGGCCATCCTCGCGCTCGCGGAGAGCCTCCAGGACCTGGAGGCGCGGCTGGGGCGCATCGTGGTGGGGCAGGCGCCGGACGGCTCGCCGGTGCGCGCGAACGACGTGAACGCGGCGGCGTCCATGGTGGCGCTGCTCAAGGACGCGCTGATGCCCAACCTGGCGCAGACGCGCGAGGGGGGCCCGGCCATCGTGCACGCGGGGCCGTTCGGCAACATCGCGCACGGGTGCTCGTCGGTGATGGGCACGCGGCTGGCGCTGGCGTACGCGGACGAGGTGGTGACGGAGGCGGGCTTCGGCTTCGACCTGGGCGCGGAGAAGTTCCTGGACATCAAGTGCCGGAGCGCGGGCGTGTGGCCCCGGGGCGTGATGCTGGTGGTGACGCTGCGAGCGCTCAAGCACCACGGCGGCGCGAGTCCCGCGCAGGTCGCGGATCCGAACCGCGAGGCGCTGCTGAAGGGCTTCGACCACCTGGAGAAGCACCTGGAGTCGGTGGCGGCGTTCGGCCTGCCGGCGGTGCTGTGCGTGAACAAGTTCCCGCAGGACACGGAGTCGGAGCTGGAAGAGCTGCGCGCGTTCGCGAAGGCGCGGGGCGTGGGCATCGCGGTGTGCGACGGCTTCGGCCGGGGCGGCGAAGGCGCGCTGGAGCTGGCGGACACGGTGCTGGCGATGCTGGACGCGACGGACGCGGCGCCGCCGAAGCCGCGCTTCCTGTACGCGCTGGAGCAGACGCCGGAGGAGAAGATCCGCGCCATCGCGCGCACGGTGTACGGCGCGGACGACGTGGCGTTCACGCCAGGGGCGCGCAAGGACCTGGAGACGGCGCGGGCGCTGGGAGGCGCGGGGCTGCCGGTGTGCATGGCCAAGACGCACCTGTCGCTGTCGGACGACCCGACGAAGACAGGGCGGCCCCGGGGCTTCACGTTGACGGTGCGCGAGGTGCGCCTGTCCGCGGGAGCGGGCTTCCTGGTGGCGCTCACCGGAGAGCTGCTCACCATGCCGGGCCTCCCCCGTGAGCCCGCCGCCCGGCGCGTCACCGTCCACCCGGACGGCCGCATCACGGGCTTGATGCAGGGCGAATAG
- a CDS encoding iron-containing redox enzyme family protein, translating to MSGLGEVAEGAETEDARLSERLHRALLRFNQSRLAPGFPTDGWQVTVQAEARLRLLEGGYVEAERQRVAAWAAEAPEDADGFLAWFEDLRVSGPGQRDPLFPWLATQASLEQLRWFLTQELAGEAGFDDLVALTQLQLPTRAKLELARNYWDEMGRGREDAMHGPMLAEMAARLGLKPTDADTVWEAHAQANLLCAFAFNRRYAFHAVGALGIVEETAPGRTACVNEGLKRLGFDMRVRRYYAVHSTLDVKHSATWNREVLHPLVAANPACARPLAEGALLRLDAGARCFERYRRELGLELKSLR from the coding sequence ATGAGCGGGCTTGGCGAGGTGGCGGAGGGCGCGGAGACGGAGGACGCACGCCTGTCTGAGCGCCTTCACCGGGCCCTCTTGCGCTTCAACCAGTCCCGACTGGCGCCGGGGTTTCCCACCGACGGCTGGCAGGTGACCGTGCAAGCGGAGGCGCGCCTGCGCCTGCTGGAAGGCGGCTACGTGGAGGCCGAGCGGCAGCGCGTGGCCGCCTGGGCCGCCGAGGCGCCGGAGGACGCGGACGGGTTCCTCGCCTGGTTCGAGGACCTGAGGGTGTCAGGACCCGGCCAGAGGGATCCGCTGTTCCCCTGGCTGGCGACGCAGGCATCGCTGGAGCAGCTGCGCTGGTTCCTCACGCAGGAGCTCGCGGGCGAGGCGGGCTTCGACGACCTGGTGGCGCTGACCCAGCTTCAGCTCCCCACGCGGGCGAAGCTGGAGCTGGCGCGCAACTACTGGGACGAGATGGGCCGCGGGCGCGAGGACGCGATGCACGGGCCGATGCTCGCGGAGATGGCCGCGAGGCTGGGGCTGAAGCCCACCGACGCGGACACCGTGTGGGAAGCGCACGCGCAGGCGAACCTGCTCTGCGCCTTCGCCTTCAACCGCCGCTACGCGTTCCACGCGGTGGGCGCGCTGGGCATCGTGGAGGAGACGGCGCCGGGCCGCACGGCCTGCGTCAACGAGGGCCTGAAGCGTCTGGGGTTCGACATGCGGGTGCGGCGCTACTACGCGGTGCACTCGACGCTGGACGTGAAGCACTCCGCGACGTGGAACCGGGAGGTGCTCCACCCGCTGGTGGCCGCGAACCCCGCCTGCGCGCGGCCCCTGGCGGAGGGCGCGCTGCTGCGGCTGGACGCGGGGGCGCGGTGCTTCGAGCGCTACCGCCGGGAGCTGGGCCTGGAGCTGAAGTCGCTCCGCTGA
- a CDS encoding vWA domain-containing protein, whose product MNRTKLLLSLAGLLFVGALALDAFSTFRQAPATQPTDSGYEFDRLPNGHLRRRYTTPAPAAAPSPVDQTHTVVQPGEAPIQLVLPVTVGQPASGRAGPVELTGKLSGAYVKAGPGEAFAWFELSARSPENPQRVPVNLALVVDRSGSMEGGKLADAKRASQALVKQLKTGDRLALVHFGSDVTVAPSVEINDATRATLLKTIDAIQVNGSTHMSGGLTAAAEALRPYAKQYRVTRTILLSDGQPTDGVTSREGLFSVVGKMREAGITVSALGVGAGFDDVLMRGMAERGGGFSGFINDSAELAAIFTRELDQAASTVARDVSLTLTLPPGVSGLEVMGLPSTRTGNTVHVPLYDLTGGQSARVVAKVTLAAPSDATDLTVLDAALSYVDVTADLPAQVKLALGAKVTNDDQVVHANLDRDVRVHAIRALGTQQLHAAAEAMKSGNRSGALDLLGSARRLFGSSADALAGELADLDQTQAAYRNAQSDDDVRREVFSLKKKTMKNFGQNNTY is encoded by the coding sequence ATGAACCGCACCAAACTGCTGCTGTCCCTCGCTGGCTTGCTGTTCGTGGGCGCGCTGGCGCTCGACGCGTTCTCCACCTTCCGGCAGGCCCCGGCGACCCAGCCCACGGACTCCGGATACGAATTCGACCGGCTCCCCAACGGGCACCTGCGCCGGCGCTATACGACCCCCGCGCCAGCGGCGGCCCCGTCCCCTGTGGACCAGACCCACACGGTGGTGCAGCCGGGCGAGGCGCCCATCCAGCTGGTGCTGCCCGTGACCGTGGGCCAGCCGGCGTCCGGCAGGGCCGGGCCGGTGGAGCTCACGGGCAAGCTGTCCGGCGCGTACGTGAAGGCGGGGCCGGGTGAGGCGTTCGCGTGGTTCGAGCTGTCGGCGCGCTCTCCGGAGAACCCCCAGCGCGTGCCGGTGAACCTGGCGCTGGTGGTGGACCGCTCCGGCTCCATGGAGGGTGGCAAGCTGGCCGACGCGAAGCGCGCCTCCCAGGCGCTGGTGAAGCAGCTCAAGACGGGGGACCGGCTGGCCCTGGTGCACTTCGGCTCCGACGTGACGGTGGCGCCCAGCGTGGAGATCAACGACGCCACGCGCGCCACGCTGCTGAAGACCATCGACGCCATCCAGGTGAACGGCTCCACCCACATGAGCGGCGGCCTGACGGCGGCGGCGGAGGCGCTGCGTCCGTACGCGAAGCAGTACCGGGTGACGCGCACCATCCTGCTGAGCGACGGCCAGCCCACCGACGGCGTGACCTCCCGCGAGGGCCTCTTCTCCGTGGTGGGCAAGATGCGCGAGGCGGGCATCACCGTGAGCGCGCTGGGCGTGGGCGCGGGCTTCGACGACGTGCTGATGCGCGGCATGGCCGAGCGCGGCGGCGGCTTCTCCGGCTTCATCAACGATTCGGCGGAGCTGGCCGCCATCTTCACGCGCGAGCTGGACCAGGCCGCCAGCACCGTCGCCCGCGACGTGAGCCTCACGCTGACCCTGCCGCCGGGCGTGAGCGGCCTGGAGGTGATGGGCCTGCCCTCCACGCGCACGGGCAACACCGTGCACGTGCCCCTGTACGACCTGACGGGCGGCCAGTCCGCGCGCGTGGTGGCCAAGGTGACGCTGGCCGCGCCCTCGGACGCGACCGACCTGACCGTGCTGGACGCGGCGCTGTCGTACGTGGACGTGACGGCGGACCTGCCCGCCCAGGTGAAGCTGGCGCTGGGCGCGAAGGTGACGAACGACGACCAGGTGGTGCACGCCAACCTGGACCGGGACGTTCGGGTGCACGCCATCCGCGCGCTGGGCACGCAGCAACTGCACGCGGCCGCGGAGGCGATGAAGAGTGGAAACCGCAGCGGAGCGCTCGACCTGCTGGGCAGCGCGCGTCGACTCTTCGGCAGCTCGGCGGACGCGCTCGCGGGGGAGCTTGCGGACCTGGACCAGACCCAGGCAGCCTATCGCAACGCCCAGAGCGACGATGACGTCCGGCGCGAGGTCTTCAGCCTCAAGAAGAAGACGATGAAGAACTTCGGACAGAACAACACCTACTAG
- a CDS encoding dimethylarginine dimethylaminohydrolase family protein — protein MTLHTGHIAPATFAVSQVRCEKDHVRSRDCAYQVAWNINPHMKPGAVAWRRACRQHRAFLRALRDAGAGFFELPFVHGAFDSVFAKDNAVLVSQEGELRALLATMRHGQRRSEQCARARWLSARGFDVIEPPRAHIEGGDVAMLPAGRGALLGFGPRSTQRAAGVLEAFLAVPVTPLELCDPYLFHLDTALTVLSDGTALVCLEAFTPEALRTLSRTEGIQQLVPVRREDALAFGLNLVEVGDTVIIGARSPRVEALLRGLGRWPVCVRLDQFHLAGGSAACLAARVHPLPPLSARLLREGRERDRTGSLSA, from the coding sequence ATGACCTTGCACACAGGCCACATCGCTCCCGCCACCTTCGCCGTCAGTCAGGTGCGCTGCGAGAAAGACCATGTCCGCTCTCGCGACTGCGCGTATCAGGTCGCCTGGAACATCAACCCGCACATGAAGCCCGGCGCGGTCGCGTGGCGGCGCGCCTGCCGCCAGCACCGGGCCTTCCTGCGCGCGCTGCGCGACGCGGGGGCGGGCTTCTTCGAGCTGCCCTTCGTGCACGGCGCGTTCGACTCCGTCTTCGCCAAGGACAACGCGGTGCTCGTGTCGCAGGAAGGCGAGCTGCGCGCGCTGCTGGCCACCATGCGCCACGGACAGCGCCGGAGCGAGCAGTGCGCCCGCGCCCGGTGGCTGTCCGCGCGCGGCTTCGACGTCATCGAGCCGCCGCGCGCGCACATCGAAGGCGGGGACGTGGCCATGCTGCCCGCGGGCCGGGGCGCCCTGCTGGGCTTCGGCCCGCGCTCCACGCAGCGGGCCGCGGGCGTGCTGGAGGCCTTCCTCGCCGTGCCCGTCACGCCGCTGGAGCTGTGCGACCCGTACCTCTTCCACCTGGACACCGCGCTCACCGTCCTGTCCGACGGCACCGCGCTCGTGTGCCTCGAGGCCTTCACCCCCGAGGCGCTGCGCACGCTGTCGCGCACGGAGGGCATCCAGCAGCTGGTGCCCGTCCGCCGCGAGGACGCGCTCGCGTTCGGGCTCAACCTGGTGGAGGTGGGAGACACCGTCATCATCGGCGCGCGCTCGCCCCGCGTGGAGGCGCTGCTGCGCGGCCTGGGCCGCTGGCCCGTCTGCGTGCGGTTGGATCAATTCCACCTGGCCGGGGGCAGCGCGGCGTGTCTCGCGGCGCGCGTGCACCCCCTGCCGCCCCTGTCCGCCAGGCTCTTGCGCGAGGGGCGCGAGCGCGACCGGACCGGGTCGCTCTCCGCCTGA
- a CDS encoding fibril protein produces the protein MSLFRFTCPAVLLLMAACASPGTSFEDVMRRTKPQLPTPARPDPLTYGTRPENPVRVGWGDKGVMAYFKLLRGPQGQAVAWRRMGDCCEFTQVDGQAHEQGRLTIFEVTYEGLDTPVVLYVDAFTGGSVYAPWGFLLDGQGDAPPPTGTEPEVIDL, from the coding sequence ATGTCCCTGTTCCGATTCACCTGTCCCGCGGTGCTGCTCCTCATGGCGGCGTGCGCTTCCCCGGGCACGTCCTTCGAGGACGTGATGCGCCGCACGAAGCCCCAGCTGCCGACGCCGGCGCGGCCGGATCCGCTGACCTACGGCACCCGGCCGGAGAACCCGGTGCGGGTGGGCTGGGGGGACAAGGGCGTGATGGCGTACTTCAAGCTGCTGCGTGGGCCCCAGGGCCAGGCCGTGGCGTGGCGCCGCATGGGGGACTGCTGCGAGTTCACCCAGGTGGATGGTCAGGCCCATGAACAGGGCCGCCTGACCATCTTCGAGGTGACCTACGAAGGCCTGGATACGCCGGTGGTCCTCTACGTGGACGCCTTCACCGGAGGCAGCGTGTACGCGCCCTGGGGCTTCCTGCTGGACGGCCAGGGGGACGCGCCGCCCCCGACAGGGACGGAGCCGGAGGTCATCGACCTGTAG
- a CDS encoding sterol desaturase family protein — MSLRDLVYSFFTYYAVVAYILIGITCIVLSVKWFDHPARMAAAVAVATVAYPFGWYLIHRYILHGRFLYKSAATAVTWKRIHFDHHQDPHDLRVLFGALHTTLPTIALVLTPIGYLIGGRSGAAAALGWGMVTTCFYEFCHCIQHLNYAPQQKWLKDIKRLHMSHHFHNEQGNYGITNYFWDRVFGTLYEKAADKPKSATVFNLGYTAEEAQKYPWVDKLSGGTRGDGHPRRFWQAEGLSAPDASGEQP; from the coding sequence ATGTCGCTGCGCGACCTGGTCTATTCGTTCTTCACCTACTACGCCGTCGTTGCCTACATCCTCATCGGCATCACCTGCATCGTGCTGTCGGTGAAGTGGTTCGACCACCCGGCGCGCATGGCGGCGGCGGTGGCGGTGGCCACGGTGGCGTACCCGTTCGGCTGGTACCTCATCCACCGGTACATCCTGCACGGCCGGTTCCTCTACAAGTCCGCGGCGACGGCGGTGACGTGGAAGCGCATCCACTTCGACCACCACCAGGACCCGCACGACCTGCGCGTGCTCTTCGGCGCGCTGCACACCACCCTGCCCACCATCGCGCTGGTGCTCACGCCGATTGGCTACCTCATCGGCGGGCGCTCGGGCGCGGCGGCGGCGCTGGGCTGGGGCATGGTGACGACGTGCTTCTATGAGTTCTGCCACTGCATCCAGCACCTCAACTACGCGCCCCAGCAGAAGTGGCTGAAGGACATCAAGCGGCTGCACATGTCCCACCACTTCCACAACGAGCAGGGCAACTACGGCATCACCAACTACTTCTGGGACCGCGTGTTCGGCACGCTGTACGAGAAGGCGGCGGACAAGCCCAAGAGCGCCACCGTCTTCAACCTGGGCTACACCGCCGAGGAGGCCCAGAAGTACCCCTGGGTGGACAAGCTCTCCGGCGGCACCCGCGGGGACGGACACCCGCGCCGCTTCTGGCAGGCCGAAGGGCTGAGCGCGCCGGACGCCTCCGGCGAACAGCCGTAG
- a CDS encoding AsmA family protein, whose amino-acid sequence MAAVKKKRWPYVVGGVLVLLVAIVAVVLSRLDALLLKTARDQAATYSQKLGRPIEIGDISTKLFPHVGAQIENVTVGAAEGEDLPLVELKSVDVSVAAMPLLTSKGKDIQVQNAEVSGLTVNVLRLADGTTNVQRLQEKLAQQQPKEEAPEEESPPTDLSGVHVERAALTDGTIRFVDRAAGQQARELAVRDLDIEVKDLRVGQPLKVDLAAAVLAEQQNLKMTLQAAPLPATLVPTPEQVTLKAEHIDLSPLGPFLPPDVGLQAGTLDADWKADLGGAVPGGKGPTKLVGVIKALGMKFAGSEGGKALDVVLDTDVTGDLATGDLALDKLKLDLGPATLSGKGKVKGLLTDKPAVEGFELVGRNLDPAVLAEYYPPLRKQLNGMVAGPIGLDVRGSGTQAEQALNIAVDLTPVRLRVPEQLTKDAGGAMKLHAKLTGAAASGGALRFDAKADLDGVDLRPGLLVNKAPGQRLEVAAAGTYAPAKTGSGMTVNVTSMTLNALEDTMTGTATVALAGTGKKATTTFKANVKSARLDAEKLLMSEEQVLARTGGKPPPEPPVDAARFNGYRGDIQFAIASLRYTAMDLSNVTGVVKMVDDLITVEKFSTGIYGGKVVADGTTIRLGPVPEARPFSAKVQVQGLEVAQALAARTPKQVLTGKFNGNVDVQGVGYTPDKLQQTLLGGISGNLLEGTFLGKDLVSSVTGPLSKALPFASKALKGGDVTSLGGDLPFSVTIKNGVAQLSKPITWTRPEAAMSFDGGIKLDGTLDLTGGVSLTPATIHALTLGKVTTTEAIPVGLKLAGKAWSPDVTGVDVKPAATTLAKLAGAALAGSLLGEKGKIVQDVITGGQDKAKAEAEAKRQELEARANEERKKLEEQARAEQEKAKQRASEEAKKKLKGLFGGK is encoded by the coding sequence GTGGCGGCTGTGAAGAAGAAGCGTTGGCCCTATGTGGTGGGAGGCGTCCTCGTCCTCCTGGTCGCCATCGTGGCGGTGGTGCTGTCGCGCCTGGACGCCCTCCTGTTGAAGACGGCGCGGGACCAGGCGGCGACGTACTCCCAGAAGCTCGGGCGTCCCATCGAGATTGGCGACATCTCCACGAAGCTGTTCCCCCACGTGGGCGCGCAGATTGAGAACGTCACCGTCGGCGCCGCCGAGGGCGAGGACCTGCCGCTCGTGGAGCTGAAGTCCGTGGACGTGAGCGTGGCGGCGATGCCGCTGCTCACGTCGAAGGGCAAGGACATCCAGGTCCAGAACGCGGAGGTGTCCGGGCTCACCGTGAACGTCCTGCGGCTGGCGGATGGCACCACCAACGTGCAGCGCCTCCAGGAGAAGCTGGCCCAGCAGCAGCCGAAGGAGGAGGCGCCGGAGGAGGAGTCGCCGCCCACGGACCTGTCGGGCGTGCACGTGGAGCGCGCGGCGCTCACCGACGGCACCATCCGCTTCGTGGACCGCGCGGCGGGGCAGCAGGCGCGCGAGCTGGCGGTGCGCGACCTGGACATCGAGGTGAAGGACCTGCGCGTGGGCCAGCCCCTGAAGGTGGACCTGGCGGCGGCGGTGCTGGCGGAGCAGCAGAACCTGAAGATGACGCTCCAGGCGGCGCCGCTGCCGGCGACGCTGGTGCCCACGCCGGAGCAGGTGACGCTGAAGGCGGAGCACATCGACCTGTCCCCGCTGGGGCCGTTCCTGCCGCCGGACGTGGGTCTGCAGGCGGGCACGCTGGACGCGGACTGGAAGGCGGACCTGGGCGGCGCGGTGCCCGGCGGCAAGGGCCCCACGAAGCTCGTGGGCGTCATCAAGGCGCTGGGGATGAAGTTCGCGGGTTCGGAGGGCGGCAAGGCGCTGGACGTGGTGCTCGACACAGACGTGACGGGCGACCTGGCCACGGGCGACCTGGCGCTGGACAAGCTGAAGCTGGACCTGGGCCCCGCGACCCTCTCCGGCAAGGGCAAGGTGAAGGGGCTGCTCACGGACAAGCCCGCGGTGGAGGGCTTCGAGTTGGTGGGGCGCAACCTGGATCCCGCGGTGCTCGCCGAGTACTACCCGCCCCTGCGCAAGCAGCTCAACGGCATGGTGGCCGGCCCCATTGGCCTGGACGTGCGCGGCAGCGGGACGCAGGCGGAGCAGGCGCTGAACATCGCGGTGGACCTGACGCCGGTGCGGCTGCGGGTGCCGGAGCAGCTGACGAAGGACGCGGGCGGCGCGATGAAGCTGCACGCGAAGCTGACGGGCGCGGCGGCGAGCGGCGGCGCGCTGCGCTTCGACGCGAAGGCGGACCTGGACGGCGTGGACCTGCGGCCGGGCCTGCTGGTGAACAAGGCGCCGGGGCAGCGGCTGGAGGTCGCGGCGGCGGGCACGTACGCGCCGGCGAAGACGGGCAGCGGGATGACGGTGAACGTCACCAGCATGACCCTGAACGCGCTGGAGGACACGATGACGGGCACCGCCACGGTGGCCCTGGCCGGCACGGGCAAGAAGGCGACGACCACGTTCAAGGCGAACGTGAAGAGCGCCCGGCTGGACGCGGAGAAGTTGTTGATGAGCGAGGAGCAGGTGCTGGCGCGCACGGGCGGCAAGCCGCCGCCGGAGCCGCCGGTGGACGCCGCGCGCTTCAACGGCTACCGGGGTGACATCCAGTTCGCCATCGCGTCGCTGCGCTACACGGCGATGGACCTGTCCAACGTGACGGGCGTGGTGAAGATGGTGGACGACCTCATCACGGTGGAGAAGTTCTCGACGGGCATCTACGGCGGCAAGGTGGTGGCGGACGGGACGACGATCCGCCTGGGCCCCGTGCCGGAGGCGCGGCCCTTCTCCGCGAAGGTGCAGGTGCAGGGGCTGGAGGTCGCGCAGGCCCTGGCGGCGCGCACGCCGAAGCAGGTGCTGACGGGCAAGTTCAACGGCAACGTGGACGTGCAGGGCGTGGGCTACACGCCGGACAAGCTGCAGCAGACGCTGCTGGGCGGCATCAGCGGCAACCTGCTGGAGGGCACGTTCCTGGGCAAGGACCTGGTGTCGTCGGTGACGGGGCCGCTGTCCAAGGCCCTGCCGTTCGCGTCGAAGGCGCTCAAGGGCGGCGACGTGACGTCCCTGGGCGGGGACCTGCCCTTCAGCGTGACCATCAAGAACGGCGTGGCGCAGCTGAGCAAGCCCATCACCTGGACGCGGCCGGAAGCGGCGATGAGCTTCGACGGCGGCATCAAGCTGGACGGCACGCTGGACCTGACGGGCGGCGTGTCGCTGACGCCCGCGACCATCCACGCGCTGACGCTGGGAAAGGTGACGACGACGGAGGCCATCCCGGTGGGCCTGAAGCTCGCGGGCAAGGCGTGGAGCCCGGACGTGACGGGCGTGGACGTGAAGCCGGCGGCGACGACCCTCGCGAAGCTGGCGGGCGCGGCGCTCGCGGGCAGCCTGCTGGGTGAGAAGGGGAAGATCGTCCAGGACGTCATCACGGGCGGCCAGGACAAGGCCAAGGCCGAAGCGGAGGCGAAGCGCCAGGAGCTGGAGGCGCGCGCCAACGAGGAGCGCAAGAAGCTGGAGGAGCAGGCCCGCGCGGAGCAGGAGAAGGCGAAGCAGCGCGCGTCCGAGGAAGCGAAGAAGAAGCTCAAGGGCCTCTTCGGCGGGAAGTAG